Below is a genomic region from Pseudomonas svalbardensis.
GGTGATGCACCGCCAGATCAGCAGCGCTGAACCTTGGGTCGAACCCTTCAGCCGAGAGGTCGGCGATTTCAACGGTATGGCCGGGATCGTCCAGGGCGATGCCCTGAGCAACTTGCGCAACCAGGCTATGGGTAAGCGAACGAGGATCGTGATGAGCCACAACGATAAGCGCGTGCATGCTGGAAACTCCTGATTGAGAGCACAAGGCGGACCTTATATACTCTTGGTAAGTTACGATCAGTAAGTTACTTTTGGTACATAGTCATGTCAACCACCGAAACAGACGCGCAAGATTCCGCGCCGCAACCGCGACGACGAATGTCCCGGGAGGACCGCCAACGCCAGTTGCTGGACGTCGCCTGGCAACTCGTTCGGGAAGAAGGTACGGACGCGCTGACATTGGGGCGCCTTGCCGAGCAAGCCGGGATCACCAAACCGGTGGTATACGATCACTTCACCACGCGATCCGGGTTGCTGGCGGCGCTCTATCAAGACTTCGATACCCGGCAGACAGCGCTGATGGATGCGGCGCTTCAGAGCAGCGAACCGACTTTACCCGGCACCGCCAGGGTGATCGCTTCGTCGTACGTCGACTGCGTGCTGCTTCAGGGCAACGAGATCCCCGGCGTCATCGCGGCACTGGCCAGCTCCCCGGAACTGGAGAAGATCAAGCGCGAGTACGAAGCGATTTTCCTGAACAAATGCCGAACCGTCCTCGCCCCTTTCGCTGGCGCGGGTGAGATCAAGGCAGCGGGATTGCGGGCGATGCTCGGTGCGGCGGAAGCCTTGTCACACGCCGCGGCGAATGGAGAAATCAGCGCCGTGCAGGCACAAGACGAACTGTACGAAACCATCATCGCAATGGTCGAAAGAAGTGCCCGTGGTGACGCTGGAAACATCGCGAAAACTGACGTCGGACAGATGGATTCGACTAACGGTACTTGAGCGCCAACCCCCAACTTTCTACGATGATTCTACGCAGCCGCTTGTTTGCTCAAGCCGTTGCGTAAGTGGTGAGTGAAATGAACCCCTACCAAGCTCACCACTTGTTTCATGCGCATCTTGAGCCTCGAGGGCTCTACTTCCTCCCCATCAAAGAGCTTTGAGGCTCTTTTTTTATCTGCACGAATTCCAGACACAAAAAAACCCTTGGCGTGTTGTCCGCACCAAGGGCTTTTTTTGCATTGAGTCGAAGTAACTAGACCAGCCGCAGCCGAGGGGAAGGAGCTGGCACCGCACCTTCACCGAGTCGCTCCCGAACAAACTCATTCGCCTTGCGCGTCATCTGGTCCAGATGCCGGTCACGCTGTTTTTCCGCATCGAGCATGGCCCGCTTGCCGTGTTTTTGCAGCAGGTACGTATGAATCTGTCGCACCTCCAGCGAGCTGTAGATCGGCGCCACGTCCAGCAGGCCCATCAAGCCGTCGCTGCCATGATCGCGGGTGTTCATCAGTACCTGCGTACCACGCCCCCCCACCACCTGAAAGCCCATTGCCTCAAAATACGGAACCTTGGCCACCGCGCACGTCAGCTCGGCATGCGGGTATCGGCCGACCATTTCCTGCAGCATCCGCCGGGCAATACCTTGGCGCCGATGGCTGGCACTCACCGCCATATACGCAACACCGCACGCATCGGGATCGTCCTTGACCGGCAGGTACAGCAAGAAGCCGACGACCTTCTCGGGGTCGTCT
It encodes:
- a CDS encoding GNAT family N-acetyltransferase — protein: MPQITHFKTPCPEHINSQILQMVVDYLTDISMVAIAPSNLLYNVYQYAIGFEVHLYLEALNGAKGIAVELLVATDEDDPEKVVGFLLYLPVKDDPDACGVAYMAVSASHRRQGIARRMLQEMVGRYPHAELTCAVAKVPYFEAMGFQVVGGRGTQVLMNTRDHGSDGLMGLLDVAPIYSSLEVRQIHTYLLQKHGKRAMLDAEKQRDRHLDQMTRKANEFVRERLGEGAVPAPSPRLRLV
- a CDS encoding TetR/AcrR family transcriptional regulator — its product is MSTTETDAQDSAPQPRRRMSREDRQRQLLDVAWQLVREEGTDALTLGRLAEQAGITKPVVYDHFTTRSGLLAALYQDFDTRQTALMDAALQSSEPTLPGTARVIASSYVDCVLLQGNEIPGVIAALASSPELEKIKREYEAIFLNKCRTVLAPFAGAGEIKAAGLRAMLGAAEALSHAAANGEISAVQAQDELYETIIAMVERSARGDAGNIAKTDVGQMDSTNGT